Genomic segment of Bifidobacterium lemurum:
GCATGAGCATATCACTTATAGTCATAATGACCATAAGTAGTGGGCGTGTTGCGAACCCACCGTGAAATCGGCCCTATTCCTCGGATTGCGCCTCACGCAACGCGGATTCCGGACTCGGCATGAACGGTGCCAGCGACGGCAGCTGATCCAAGGATTCCAATCCCATCTTCTCCAAAAACAGACCCGAGGTGACCAGCAGCGCCGCACGCGAATCGGGATCCGTACCCTCCTCGCGCACCAGCCCGCGCACGGTGAGCGAACGGACCACGCCATCGGAATTCACGCCGCGGATGGCGGCGATCTGCGCGCGGGTCACCGGCTGCTTGTAGGCCACGATGGCCAGCGCCTCCAACGCGGCCTGGCTGAGGCGGGCGGTCTGCCCGTCGGTCACGAAGGCGGAC
This window contains:
- the scpB gene encoding SMC-Scp complex subunit ScpB, producing the protein MNSENASSSRPEYVDFTVDDFPGGLNACVEAILMVADQPQQAEDLARVLAVDEDAVEGALETLRESYEAEHRGFELRHTARGWQFANRLEFEPVVSAFVTDGQTARLSQAALEALAIVAYKQPVTRAQIAAIRGVNSDGVVRSLTVRGLVREEGTDPDSRAALLVTSGLFLEKMGLESLDQLPSLAPFMPSPESALREAQSEE